The DNA window CTTCTAAATGTTTTGCTAATGCTATTGCAATAGCTCCGCTACCGGTACCGATATCGAGTACTTTTAGTCCTGATTTTTTGTTTTCGTTCAAAATCAGTTCCACAAGCTCTTCCGTTTCGGGGCGAGGTATGAGTACATCCTTCGTCACATGAAAAGGAAGTCCGAAGAATTCGGTTTCACCAATAATATACTGTATTGGTTCAGACATTTTTAAACGATATAGTATAGAATGCAGTAAGTCGGTTTGTTCTTCCGTCAACATTGTGTCTGATATCACAGCCTGAGGATACGAACGCTTGGTTATATGTTCTATTATAATACGTATAAATCCCGAAATTTCACTTTCGGGATAATACGCTTTTAGATATTCTTTTATATAAGAAATTGTTTTTTGCATCAGGCTGTACTATTTTCTTTTCTTCCTTATTCCATTTCTTCGTCGTACTTCTGAAAGAGGAAATCGTTGTAAGGGTAGCGTTCTATATGGATCGCTTTTATTCTCTCATACAACTTCTGTTTCAACTCCTCGATATTCAATTTCTCTGTAGCCGAAATAAAAATACAATCGTTGTGCATTTTGTTCATCCACGAATTTTTGAGTTCCTCCAAAGAAATGTTTTCCTTTGTTTTAGGAGTCAAGTCATCTTCATCTTTGGGTTTATAAGAAAAAGAGTCCACTTTATTAAAAATCAATATAGTTGGTTTTTCCTCTTTGTCTATCTCTAGTAATGTTTTGTTTACTACCTCTATTTGTTCTTCGAAGTTAGGATGAGAAATATCCACTACATGTAATAACAGGTCAGCCTCTCTTACTTCGTCTAATGTAGACTTAAATGATTCGACAAGATGAGTAGGCAATTTGCGGATAAAACCTACAGTGTCGGATAACAGAAATGGGAGGTTGTCGATGATAACCTTTCTTACTGTCGTATCCAGTGTTGCAAAAAGTTTGTTTTCCGCAAAAACTTCCGATTTGCTTAGCAGCGTCATAAGGGTTGATTTTCCCACATTGGTATATCCGACTAAGGCAGCACGTACCATTTTTCCTCTGTTTTTTCTCTGAGAAGCCATTTGTTTGTCAATACCTTTCAGCTCTTCTTTTAGGAATGCTATCTTGGTAAGAATGATACGGCGGTCGGTCTCCAACTGAGTTTCCCCCACACCACGCATCATTACACCTCCCCCTCGCTGACGGTCTAAGTGAGTCCATAAACGGGTCAAACGTGGAAGCAGATATTGATATTGTGCCAGTTCTACCTGTGTCTTGGCATAAGCAGTTTGGGCACGCATGGCAAATATATCGAGGATGAGGCTTGTACGGTCAAGAATTTTCACTTGCAATTCCTTCTCTATATTCCTTATCTGCTTGGGAGAAAGTTCATCATCGAAAATGACTAGACCGATCTCATTATCTTCCATATATTGCTTTATTTCCTGTAATTTTCCTGTACCTACGAAGGTAACGGGATTTGCCTTTTCAAGCTTTTGTGTGAATTTTTTTACAGGAACGATACTCGCCGTTTCGGCAAGGAATGCAAGCTCATCGAGGTACTCTTTTACCTGTTCTTCTGTTTGGTATTGAGTGATAAGCCCTACTAGAACTGCTTGTTCGTTTTTTGATTCTGATATAATAAAGTCTTTCATATAATCTTTTAATCTCTAAAGATTTTAAATCCTATTTGTACTCTAACTCCAAAGTTCCACCTTTGAGAATGTCATTGTGGTTTATTCTGAAGTCGGAGATAATTTTTCCGTTATACTTCACCTGTCTGATTATAGCATCGGGTGATTTACGGTTCTTCGTTGTAATGTTTAATTTTTTTCCGTTATCCAACTGTATGGTAATATTATCATAAAGCGGAGAAACGATCTCGTACCACGGTTCGCCTACTACCAGAGGATATAGTCCTATTGTAGAGAATACATACCATGCACTCATTGTGCCATCGTCTTCGTCCATTTCAGGCATGTATCCTTTCGGTTCTGTCTTAAAAGGCTTGCCATAATAAGGTGTCGGATATTCGGCATTCCCTCCATACAGGTGGTTCAAATCTTCTTTTATGATGCGTCTTACATTCGCCTGTGCTTTCTCGTATTGTTGCAAGCGATTAAAAATATACGGAGCATGTATTCCCGGTTCGTTTCCTTGATTAAACAGATTGTTGTCAAAGAAATAGGTGAGTTGCTTCGCTAAGATGTCTTGTCCTCCTGCACTGTCAGTCATTTCGTTCAGGTATTGAGGCAAAGCCCAGCGATATTGCCAGCGTGTACCTTGATAAAGTCCGCTACCTCGCATCTTTGTAAAAGAATCGTCAATGTTATTAAAATCTGTATTCCATGTTTTTATAAATGTGCTTTTTGCTTTGTCGCTATAGTAATTAGCGTCATCCGTTTTGTTTAATATCTCCGCTATCTGAGCCATAGCCCACCAGTCGATACAGCTCTCCAGTGTCTGATCGGGACGATTGGTAGGGAGATTATCCATTTCTTTTTTTATTCCATTGTAAGCTTCAGCTAAATTGATATTGGTGATCCCTTTCTTGTACGCATCCAGTAACACAACTTGTGAATGCTCGGTACGTACTGTGGGGGTTGATTCGAAGTCTGTAGCCCAATCTTTTTTGCCATATATATACAGATTACATAAAGAGTTTGCAATATCTCTCATCGATTTCGAATCGAGTAGGGTGATTAACGGAAACTTGGTGCGATATGTATCCCACATAGACCAGCAACTATAATATGTATAATCCTTTTTTTGCTGTACTTCTCCATTTGTAGCCAAATACTTTCCGTCGATCGAGGTCGTATTTGCCGGACT is part of the Dysgonomonas mossii genome and encodes:
- a CDS encoding glycoside hydrolase domain-containing protein gives rise to the protein MRFYKPSLILIILFCSILINTNDLFAQQGKTKNEYVYLFMGTAGDNGQVDPAACVPYGMARVCPDSDPRTHVGYDYDVSKISGFSVNRISGIGCSGAGGNLSIKPVAKDVSMSMNKELESATPGYYTTTLTNGIKAELTATHNVAIERYHYPKGEAQKMSINFASSFTRVLDCDYEIISDREIQGYIHAGNTCDHGAYKLYFNISISKPFTVNVKHEQDVELAFEGTDNQPIEVRVALSPISTEIARLENEGIKDLTFEQIKSQASNAWENILSRIEIKGAGEDEKKLFYTSLYRVFLSPANTTSIDGKYLATNGEVQQKKDYTYYSCWSMWDTYRTKFPLITLLDSKSMRDIANSLCNLYIYGKKDWATDFESTPTVRTEHSQVVLLDAYKKGITNINLAEAYNGIKKEMDNLPTNRPDQTLESCIDWWAMAQIAEILNKTDDANYYSDKAKSTFIKTWNTDFNNIDDSFTKMRGSGLYQGTRWQYRWALPQYLNEMTDSAGGQDILAKQLTYFFDNNLFNQGNEPGIHAPYIFNRLQQYEKAQANVRRIIKEDLNHLYGGNAEYPTPYYGKPFKTEPKGYMPEMDEDDGTMSAWYVFSTIGLYPLVVGEPWYEIVSPLYDNITIQLDNGKKLNITTKNRKSPDAIIRQVKYNGKIISDFRINHNDILKGGTLELEYK
- the hflX gene encoding GTPase HflX, with product MKDFIISESKNEQAVLVGLITQYQTEEQVKEYLDELAFLAETASIVPVKKFTQKLEKANPVTFVGTGKLQEIKQYMEDNEIGLVIFDDELSPKQIRNIEKELQVKILDRTSLILDIFAMRAQTAYAKTQVELAQYQYLLPRLTRLWTHLDRQRGGGVMMRGVGETQLETDRRIILTKIAFLKEELKGIDKQMASQRKNRGKMVRAALVGYTNVGKSTLMTLLSKSEVFAENKLFATLDTTVRKVIIDNLPFLLSDTVGFIRKLPTHLVESFKSTLDEVREADLLLHVVDISHPNFEEQIEVVNKTLLEIDKEEKPTILIFNKVDSFSYKPKDEDDLTPKTKENISLEELKNSWMNKMHNDCIFISATEKLNIEELKQKLYERIKAIHIERYPYNDFLFQKYDEEME